Proteins from a genomic interval of Nematostella vectensis chromosome 12, jaNemVect1.1, whole genome shotgun sequence:
- the LOC5498099 gene encoding histone H2A, whose product MSGRGKGKAKGTKSKTRSSRAGLQFPVGRIHRHLRKGNYAERVGAGAPVYLAAVLEYLSAEILELAGNAARDNKKTRIIPRHLQLAVRNDEELNRLLHGVTIAQGGVLPNIQASLLPKKTEKKSK is encoded by the coding sequence ATGTCTGGCCGAGGCAAAGGTAAAGCTAAGGGCACCAAGTCCAAGACTCGCTCATCCCGTGCCGGACTTCAGTTCCCCGTCGGCCGTATCCATCGTCACCTCCGTAAGGGCAACTACGCTGAGAGAGTAGGCGCCGGTGCACCTGTATACCTTGCTGCAGTCCTAGAGTATCTAAGTGCTGAGATATTGGAGCTTGCCGGTAACGCTGCTCGTGACAACAAGAAAACGAGGATAATCCCGCGTCACCTACAGCTTGCCGTAAGAAACGACGAGGAGCTGAATAGGTTATTGCATGGTGTTACCATTGCGCAGGGCGGGGTCCTACCAAACATCCAAGCATCTCTTCTCCCGAAGAAGACCGAGAAAAAGAGCAAGTGA
- the LOC5501615 gene encoding late histone H2B.L4: MPPKSGKKPEASKGKKNVVAGDKKKRKGRRKESYAIYIYKVLKQVHPDTGISSKAMGIMNSFVNDIFERIAAESSRLAHYNKKSTISSREIQTAIRLLLPGELAKHAVSEGTKAVTKYTSSK, from the coding sequence ATGCCTCCTAAATCTGGTAAGAAACCCGAAGCATCTAAAGGCAAGAAAAACGTCGTAGCTGGTGACAAAAAGAAGCGCAAAGGTCGTCGCAAGGAGAGCTACGCCATCTACATTTACAAAGTTCTGAAGCAAGTTCATCCCGACACAGGAATCTCCAGCAAAGCAATGGGCATCATGAATTCGTTCGTGAACGATATATTCGAACGCATCGCTGCAGAGTCGTCTCGACTAGCGCACTACAACAAGAAGTCCACAATCAGCTCGCGAGAGATTCAGACTGCAATTCGCCTACTACTACCAGGGGAGCTTGCCAAACACGCCGTCAGCGAGGGGACCAAAGCCGTTACTAAGTACACCAGCAGCAAGTGA
- the LOC5496525 gene encoding histone H4 — translation MSGRGKGGKGLGKGGAKRHRKILRDNIQGITKPAIRRLARRGGVKRISGLIYEETRGVLKVFLENVIRDAVTYTEHAKRKTVTAMDVVYALKRQGRTLYGFGG, via the coding sequence ATGTCTGGTCGTGGTAAAGGCGGTAAAGGTCTTGGCAAGGGTGGGGCAAAGAGACATCGAAAGATCCTGCGTGATAATATCCAGGGTATAACCAAACCTGCAATTCGCCGACTTGCTCGTCGTGGCGGTGTGAAGCGTATCTCCGGTCTTATCTATGAGGAGACCCGTGGTGTCCTCAAGGTTTTCCTTGAAAATGTCATTCGAGATGCTGTAACTTACACAGAGCATGCCAAAAGAAAGACCGTCACAGCGATGGACGTCGTGTACGCCCTGAAGCGCCAAGGGCGCACTCTGTACGGCTTCGGTGGCTAA
- the LOC5496523 gene encoding histone H3 isoform X2 — MARTKQTARKSTGGKAPRKQLATKAARKSAPATGGVKKPHRYRPGTVALREIRRYQKSTELLIRKLPFQRLVREIAQDFKTDLRFQSSAVMALQEASEAYLVGLFEDTNLCAIHAKRVTIMPKDIQLARRIRGERA; from the coding sequence ATGGCTCGCACTAAGCAAACGGCTCGAAAATCAACTGGAGGCAAGGCTCCAAGAAAGCAGCTTGCGACCAAGGCAGCTCGTAAAAGCGCGCCAGCTACTGGAGGAGTGAAGAAACCTCACCGTTACAGACCTGGCACAGTCGCTCTCCGTGAGATCCGCCGATACCAGAAATCTACCGAGCTGTTGATCAGAAAGCTTCCTTTCCAGCGTCTAGTTCGAGAAATCGCACAAGATTTCAAGACCGATCTGAGATTCCAGAGCTCGGCCGTTATGGCTCTACAAGAAGCTAGTGAGGCCTACCTTGTTGGTTTATTTGAAGACACCAATCTCTGCGCTATTCACGCAAAACGAGTAACGATCATGCCGAAAGATATACAGCTCGCCCGCAGAATCCGAGGAGAACGGGCTTAG
- the LOC5496524 gene encoding histone H4: MSGRGKGGKGLGKGGAKRHRKILRDNIQGITKPAIRRLARRGGVKRISGLIYEETRGVLKVFLENVIRDAVTYTEHAKRKTVTAMDVVYALKRQGRTLYGFGG, from the coding sequence atgtctggTCGTGGTAAAGGCGGTAAAGGTCTTGGCAAGGGTGGAGCAAAGAGACATCGAAAGATCCTGCGTGATAATATCCAGGGTATAACCAAACCTGCAATTCGCCGACTTGCTCGTCGTGGCGGTGTGAAGCGTATCTCCGGTCTTATCTATGAGGAGACCCGTGGTGTCCTCAAGGTTTTCCTTGAAAATGTCATTCGAGATGCTGTAACTTACACAGAGCATGCCAAAAGAAAGACCGTCACAGCGATGGACGTCGTGTACGCCCTGAAGCGCCAAGGGCGCACTCTGTACGGCTTCGGTGGCTAA